From the Saccharomyces paradoxus chromosome XIV, complete sequence genome, one window contains:
- the TRM112 gene encoding RNA methylation protein TRM112 (Protein involved in methylation of tRNA, rRNA, and translation factors~similar to YNR046W), giving the protein MKFLTTNFLKCSVKACDTSNDNFPLQYDGSKCQLVQDESIEFNPEFLLNIVDRVDWPAVLTVAGELGNNALPPTKPSFPSSIEELTDDDMAILNDLHTLLLQTSIAEGEMKCRNCGHIYYIKNGIPNLLLPPHLV; this is encoded by the coding sequence ATGAAGTTCTTAACTACCAACTTTCTAAAATGTTCCGTTAAGGCCTGTGACACCAGCAACGACAACTTCCCCCTACAGTACGACGGCAGCAAATGCCAATTGGTGCAGGATGAATCTATTGAATTCAATCCTGAATTCCTTCTGAACATTGTCGACCGTGTGGACTGGCCTGCTGTGCTCACGGTTGCTGGTGAATTGGGAAACAATGCCTTACCTCCTACCAAACCCTCCTTCCCATCGTCAATCGAGGAACTCACCGATGACGACATGGCCATCCTAAATGATTTGCATACCCTACTGCTGCAGACGTCCATCGCTGAAGGTGAAATGAAGTGTAGGAATTGTGGCCATATCTATTACATCAAGAACGGTATTCCAAACTTGCTTTTACCTCCGCACCTGgtataa
- the COQ2 gene encoding 4-hydroxybenzoate octaprenyltransferase (Para hydroxybenzoate polyprenyl transferase~similar to YNR041C), whose protein sequence is MFIWQRSSILLGRSILGSGRTTVAGIIGIGNKRSMSSSPSSSKESAPVFTSKELEVARKERLDGLGPFVSRLPKKWIPYAELMRLEKPVGTWLLYLPCSWSILMGAMMQGATLGATAGMLGIFGVGALVMRGAGCTINDYLDRKLDQRVIRSVERPIASGRVSPRGALVFLGAQTLVGMGVLSLLPAQCWWLGLASLPIVFTYPLFKRFTYYPQAALSACFNWGALLGFPAMGVMSWPTMIPLYLSSYLWCMTYDTIYAHQDKKFDIKAGIKSTALAWGPRTKSIMKAMSASQITLLAVAGLNSGLLWGPGFIGGLGVFAYRLFSMIKKVDLDNPKNCWKYFNANINTGLYFTYALTVDYVLRLLGLL, encoded by the coding sequence ATGTTTATTTGGCAGAGAAGCAGTATTTTGCTAGGAAGGTCAATTCTGGGCAGCGGCCGAACTACTGTTGCTGGAATCATTGGGATCGGCAATAAGAGATCTATGTCCTCCTCCCCCTCCTCCTCGAAGGAGTCAGCGCCCGTGTTCACCTCGAAAGAGTTGGAAGTGGCACGAAAGGAAAGACTGGATGGACTGGGGCCGTTCGTGTCTCGGTTACCTAAGAAATGGATACCTTATGCGGAGCTGATGAGGCTAGAGAAACCTGTGGGCACGTGGCTGTTATATTTGCCGTGCAGTTGGTCTATACTTATGGGAGCCATGATGCAAGGTGCTACATTGGGCGCAACAGCTGGCATGTTGGGTATTTTCGGTGTTGGTGCACTGGTAATGAGAGGTGCTGGCTGCACAATCAACGATTACTTGGATAGAAAGTTGGATCAAAGGGTTATCAGGTCTGTCGAGAGGCCTATTGCTTCTGGCAGAGTGAGCCCCCGTGGAGCATTGGTATTCTTGGGAGCTCAAACTCTGGTCGGAATGGGTGTCCTATCTTTGCTTCCTGCCCAGTGTTGGTGGCTGGGTCTCGCATCTTTGCCCATAGTGTTTACATACCCTTTGTTTAAGCGGTTTACGTACTATCCTCAAGCTGCATTAAGTGCATGTTTCAATTGGGGGGCATTACTCGGGTTTCCAGCTATGGGTGTAATGAGCTGGCCCACGATGATACCTTTGTACTTAAGCAGTTACTTGTGGTGTATGACTTACGATACCATATATGCGCACCAGGATAAAAAGTTCGACATCAAGGCTGGAATCAAGTCTACCGCCTTGGCTTGGGGTCCGCGCACGAAGTCTATCATGAAGGCCATGTCTGCATCTCAAATCACGCTACTAGCTGTCGCAGGTCTGAATAGCGGATTGCTATGGGGGCCCGGATTCATTGGTGGACTAGGAGTTTTCGCTTATAGGTTGTTCAGCATGATAAAGAAGGTAGACCTTGACAATCCTAAAAACTGCTGGAAATATTTTAATGCAAACATCAACACTGGGCTCTACTTTACGTACGCCTTAACAGTCGACTACGTCTTGAGACTGCTTGGGCTCTTGTAA
- the MRX15 gene encoding Mrx15p (similar to YNR040W), whose protein sequence is MTKMVAKNQFKGSSATLAQLIEEIGRSGGKKPVFQYKVPLSIRWASTALAVVFLTYGAAYTDMSWRTAREVYGNATEEEKGSLWFKCKTFGPVALGVLPVILAAGTRHITSRLVTEMKYLPPLKNNTVPRCQLTRRTSLLGRPVSITREINELSKNKTTKIFTGVGLQGMEDRATFVFFIVDKKATSFFSKIYIFSRSGSVFRDDARILDCFFNDAAGNKLLNKSILTQILSRTSAKTQFHSNNSRSSIKNIVGPK, encoded by the coding sequence ATGACAAAGATGGTTGCCAAGAATCAGTTCAAAGGGAGCAGCGCCACGCTAGCGCAGTTAATTGAAGAGATCGGACGTAGCGGTGGAAAAAAGCCTGTGTTCCAGTACAAGGTACCACTCTCGATACGATGGGCTTCCACCGCACTAGCTGTAGTGTTCCTGACATATGGTGCTGCATACACTGATATGTCGTGGAGAACTGCTCGAGAGGTGTACGGAAATGCTactgaagaggaaaaaggCAGCCTGTGGTTCAAGTGCAAAACTTTTGGGCCTGTGGCATTAGGGGTATTGCCTGTGATCCTAGCTGCTGGCACTAGACACATAACGTCAAGACTAGTCACAGAAATGAAATATCTGCCACCTCTTAAGAATAATACGGTACCAAGGTGTCAGTTGACCCGACGCACTTCCTTGTTAGGAAGACCGGTTTCCATTACCAGGGAGATTAATGAACTGTCCAAGAATAAGACCACTAAGATCTTCACTGGAGTAGGTTTGCAAGGTATGGAGGACAGGGCCactttcgttttcttcatagTGGATAAAAAAGCTACTTCATTCTTCAGTAAAATTTACATTTTCTCAAGATCTGGTAGCGTTTTCAGGGACGACGCCAGGATCTTGGATTGCTTCTTTAATGATGCGGCAGGCAATAAGCTTCTAAACAAGTCAATATTGACACAGATTCTCTCTCGTACGTCTGCCAAAACTCAATTTCACTCGAACAATTCTAGGTCAtccatcaaaaatattgtgGGGCCCAAATAG
- the AGA1 gene encoding Aga1p (Anchorage subunit of a-agglutinin of a-cells~similar to YNR044W): MTLSPAHFTYLFTILLGLTNIALASDPETVLVTVTKTNDANGIVTTTVSPALVSTSTVVQADTTTLYTTWCPLTVSTANAVAISPSISYATTLSRFSTLTLSTEVCSHEACPSSSTLPTTTLSVTSKFTSYLCPTCHTSAISSSHKGETTTVTSSSVVTSSTSTSTISPSTTTSSSTIITSTAQTSSTSPSSTSTSPSSTSTSTTSTSTSTTSTSTSTTSTSTSPSSTFTPPSSTSTSPSSTSTSTTSTSTSTTSTSTSTASTSTSPSSTFTPPSSTSTSPSSPSTSTTSTSTSPSLSSSSSTPTTSTSISSIVVDSTPSFVSSMAPSSTPVSSYSPSTSFSSVSSTSPHVVIPSTTSSAVETTINSQSSSEYTSKSSISTVIPSFSMSTYFTTVSGVTTMYTTWCPYTSGSEATTLTKVRETTATDTKVCTHESCMRSQTASSIISSKKIMSTTNVATSVATSTVESSYVCSTCTKTLGSYSSAQPTSANSVTQEITSTENWSSSTTASDEDYNKHATGKFHPTSPGTSLISSSTSQVTSTPSIDSESQEQPSSLSPTSVPLSSSFDATLSSGSTALLSNSVPSSSVENSPITTLQISSSSEVSPSTSSSAIATPSTPTSPMVSQSTYFSATATPSTPTSSAFTTSTFTESIVESLLTSMVSSISLSSSPASSSLQNSATTTRVSSSSISMQYQTSSMITINQYVGSGSQTHLPLDKLIFAIVAVACNAIF, translated from the coding sequence ATGACCTTATCTCCCGCTCATTTTACTTACCTGTTCACAATATTGTTGGGATTAACTAATATTGCCTTGGCATCTGATCCAGAAACGGTTTTAGTGACAGTAACCAAGACCAACGATGCAAACGGGATTGTTACAACTACAGTTTCGCCCGCACTGGTCTCCACATCCACCGTTGTTCAAGCAGATACTACAACCTTGTACACAACTTGGTGTCCACTGACGGTATCCACCGCGAATGCCGTCGCAATATCCCCTTCAATATCGTATGCTACAACCTTATCCAGATTTAGTACATTGACACTATCTACAGAAGTTTGCTCACATGAGGCATGTCCTTCGTCATCGACGCTACCAACTACCACCTTATCTGTGACATCCAAGTTCACTTCATATCTTTGCCCTACTTGTCACACAAGCGCTATCAGCTCATCGCACAAGGGAGAAACTACAACTGTGACATCATCCAGCGTTGTTACATCGTCAACAAGTACCTCCACAATCTCACCTAGCACCACAACTTCTTCGAGTACAATTATTACTTCTACTGCCCAAACATCATCTACTTCACCAAGTTCGACATCTACTTCCCCAAGTTCAACTTCTACCTCTACAACTTCAACATCTACTTCTACGACTTCAACCTCCACCTCCACAACTTCAACATCTACTTCTCCAAGTTCGACATTTACTCCTCCAAGTTCGACATCTACTTCCCCAAGTTCAACTTCTACCTCCACAACTTCAACATCTACTTCTACGACTTCAACCTCTACCTCCACAGCTTCAACATCTACTTCTCCAAGTTCAACATTTACTCCTCCAAGTTCGACATCTACTTCTCCAAGTTCACCCTCTACCTCCACAACTTCAACATCCACATCCCCAAGCCTAAGTTCCTCTAGTTCAACGCCTACCACTTCAACATCTATTAGTTCCATTGTTGTTGATTCAACTCCATCTTTTGTCTCCTCCATGGCACCATCATCAACGCCAGTATCATCATATAGTCCATCTACATCTTTTTCCTCCGTTTCTTCGACTTCACCACATGTTGTCATTCCTTCTACTACTTCCTCGGCTGTAGAAACTACTATCAATTCCCAAAGTTCGTCTGAGTATACCAGTAAATCCTCAATCTCTACTGTTATCCCATCATTTTCCATGTCCACATATTTCACGACTGTTAGTGGTGTTACTACAATGTATACGACATGGTGTCCATATACTTCTGGATCTGAGGCTACCACATTAACTAAGGTGCGTGAAACAACTGCCACAGATACTAAAGTCTGTACTCACGAGTCTTGCATGCGCTCTCAAACTGCAAGTTCCATCATATcttctaaaaaaatcatgTCCACAACAAACGTCGCAACTTCTGTAGCCACCTCTACGGTTGAATCATCATATGTATGCTCTACATGCACTAAAACATTGGGCTCATACTCCTCAGCGCAACCAACTTCAGCAAATTCTGTAACACAAGAAATTACATCCACGGAAAATTGGTCAAGTTCAACAACAGCTTCAGACGAAGATTACAATAAGCATGCTACCGGTAAATTTCATCCAACCTCTCCAGGTACCTCACTTATTTCATCTAGCACAAGTCAAGTAACGAGTACACCAAGCATTGACTCAGAATCTCAAGAACAACCATCATCTTTATCACCGACATCTGTTCCTTTATCTTCCTCCTTTGATGCTACATTATCCTCAGGCAGTACTGCATTACTATCCAATTCTGTACCATCATCAAGTGTCGAGAATTCACCAATTACCACacttcaaatttcttcatcatcagaggTTTCCCCATCCACCTCTTCCTCAGCTATCGCTACACCATCTACCCCTACATCACCAATGGTTTCGCAATCCACTTATTTCTCAGCTACTGCTACACCATCGACTCCTACATCTTCTGCTTTCACGACATCTACCTTTACAGAGTCTATCGTTGAATCTTTATTGACTTCCATGGtatcttccatttctttgTCATCGTCACCTGCTTCCTCTTCATTACAAAATTCTGCTACTACAACACGAGTTTCCTCTAGTTCAATATCCATGCAATACCAAACTTCATCAATGATAACGATTAACCAATACGTGGGCAGTGGATCGCAAACCCATTTGCCATTAGATAAGTTGATCTTTGCCATCGTGGCAGTTGCTTGCAATGCGATTTTTTAA
- the PET494 gene encoding Pet494p (Mitochondrial translational activator specific for the COX3 mRNA~similar to YNR045W), with the protein MHLKKGKRSISTVWRLLWKRFYSVNSKTNMHFSRSRKKPVTNFTRANGLLLSCNGDTFPYLRTLWRYFNAPGNLMFVTTNIVTFMGIVTYNTLVTISNERAFEEQMMAAQVSLAKQREDLETRALSLPRDIELGGQEDDIKWKQPAVGHAEEDPLVEEQNEELDSPIKQYTLGGLILNKKANVADYDSQRAKASIFHMLYAYMLYRDTIQPKTDTQNHSSDEWRHEVELLAKGKQVQGTHQRIDVFYDLWNKNFDKIVTSPEKVQNFQLPNWSQYPTILKFICSELHDNNLKTLGEFKQFYGKVRSKEVKKLLGLWLYDHSFLFPHNIYDNKNEEDFYDTLINDSMQDNKIFQKYSSIVMNPYNERTQLFFPNINTPSVNKPVPSISLETYTQLLKGYINLQETDCKYDYNDNIFKLISILKLNCVLQRNKKKHAGPSVRILLPRDEDRSQILGTISQAEKRTCYQILSKNRDVIRLLKRISDIQAGSS; encoded by the coding sequence ATGCATTTGAAGAAGGGGAAGAGGAGTATCAGCACTGTATGGCGACTTTTATGGAAACGCTTTTATTCCGTAAACTCTAAGACGAATATGCACTTTTCTCGAAGTAGAAAGAAACCAGTAACAAACTTCACAAGAGCAAACGGGCTTCTTCTGAGCTGCAACGGCGATACATTCCCATATCTGCGTACCTTGTGGAGATATTTCAATGCACCTGGAAATTTAATGTTTGTCACCACTAATATTGTCACATTCATGGGAATTGTTACATATAATACGCTGGTTACCATCAGCAATGAAAGGGCATTCGAAGAGCAGATGATGGCGGCACAGGTAAGTCTAGCGAAACAGAGAGAAGACCTCGAGACTAGGGCTCTCAGTTTGCCCCGAGATATTGAACTGGGAGGtcaagaagatgatataAAGTGGAAGCAGCCGGCGGTAGGGCATGCCGAAGAAGATCCGTTAGTCGAGGAGCAGAACGAAGAATTGGACTCTCCTATAAAACAGTATACTTTAGGAGGCCTgattttgaacaagaagGCAAATGTCGCGGATTATGATTCGCAACGTGCGAAGGCATCCATATTCCACATGCTATATGCTTATATGCTATACCGAGATACTATTCAACCAAAGACCGACACTCAAAATCACAGCAGCGACGAGTGGCGCCATGAAGTCGAGCTTTTGGCTAAGGGAAAACAGGTACAAGGTACTCATCAGAGGATAGATGTGTTCTACGATCTATGGAACAAAAACTTCGATAAAATCGTGACATCACCTGAGAAAGTACAGAATTTCCAACTGCCGAACTGGTCCCAATACCCAACCATATTGAAATTCATATGCTCCGAACTTCACGACAACAATTTGAAGACCTTAGGTGAGTTCAAGCAATTCTATGGAAAGGTACGATCGaaagaggtaaaaaaattgttggGCCTTTGGCTTTACGACCATTCCTTCCTTTTCCCCCACAATATCTACGACaacaaaaatgaagaagatttctACGATACACTGATTAATGATTCCATGCAAGATAACAAGATATTCCAGAAATACTCTTCTATCGTAATGAATCCCTACAATGAACGTACTcagctttttttccctaatataaatactccATCTGTCAACAAGCCAGTACCGAGCATATCTCTGGAAACGTATACACAACTGCTCAAGGGGTACATCAATCTGCAAGAAACAGACTGCAAATACGACTATAACGACAATATATTCAAACTAATCAGCATCCTCAAACTAAATTGTGTCCTACAACGcaacaagaagaaacacGCGGGACCCAGTGTCAGAATCCTATTGCCAAGGGATGAAGACCGCTCCCAAATACTCGGCACCATTTCGCAGGCGGAAAAGAGAACCTGCTATCAGATCTTAAGTAAGAATAGGGACGTGATTCGGCTTCTGAAACGCATTTCAGACATCCAAGCAGGCTCTTCTTAG
- the MVD1 gene encoding diphosphomevalonate decarboxylase MVD1 (Mevalonate pyrophosphate decarboxylase~similar to YNR043W), with product MRQGCSNSQTVSPSTMTIHTSSVTAPVNIATLKYWGKRDTKLNLPTNSSISVTLSQDDLRTLTSAATAPEFESDTLWLNGEPHSIDNERTQNCLHDLRQLRKEMESKDASLPTLSQWKLHIVSENNFPTAAGLASSAAGFAALVSAIAKLYQLPQSTSEISRIARKGSGSACRSLFGGYVAWEMGKAEDGHDSMAVQIADSSDWPQMKACVLVVSDIKKDVSSTQGMQLTVATSELFKERIEHVVPKRFEVMRKAIVEKDFAAFAKETMMDSNSFHATCLDSFPPIFYMNDTSKRIISWCHTINQFYGETIVAYTFDAGPNAVLYYLAENESKLFAFIYKLFGSVPGWDKKFTSEQLEAFNHQFESSNFTTRELDLELQKGVARVILTQVGSGPQETKESLIDAKTGLPK from the coding sequence ATGAGGCAAGGTTGTTCAAATTCCCAGACAGTGAGCCCCAGCACAATGACCATTCACACATCATCCGTCACCGCACCCGTCAACATCGCAACCCTAAAATATTGGGGGAAAAGGGACACGAAGTTGAATCTGCCCACCAATTCGTCCATCTCAGTGACTTTATCGCAGGATGACCTGAGAACCTTGACCTCTGCGGCCACTGCACCTGAGTTTGAAAGTGACACTTTGTGGTTGAATGGGGAACCACACAGCATTGACAATGAAAGAACTCAAAATTGCCTACACGACCTGCGCCAGttgagaaaagaaatggaatcAAAGGATGCCTCGTTGCCCACACTATCTCAATGGAAACTTCACATTGTCTCCGAAAACAACTTTCCTACAGCTGCTGGTTTAGCTTCCTCCGCCGCCGGTTTTGCTGCATTGGTCTCTGCCATCGCCAAGTTATACCAACTGCCACAATCTACTTCGGAAATCTCTAGAATCGCAAGAAAAGGTTCCGGTTCTGCGTGTAGATCGTTGTTTGGCGGATACGTGGCCTGGGAAATGGGAAAAGCTGAAGACGGTCACGATTCCATGGCAGTACAAATTGCAGACAGCTCCGACTGGCCTCAGATGAAAGCCTGTGTCCTAGTCGTCAGCGATATCAAGAAGGATGTGAGTTCCACTCAAGGTATGCAATTGACTGTAGCAACCTCTgaattattcaaagaaagaattgaaCATGTCGTACCAAAGAGATTTGAAGTCATGCGTAAAGCCATTGTCGAAAAGGATTTCGCCGCTTTTGCGAAGGAAACAATGATGGATTCCAACTCTTTCCATGCTACATGTTTGGACTCCTTCCCTCCTATATTTTATATGAACGACACTTCCAAGCGTATCATCAGTTGGTGCCACACCATTAACCAGTTTTACGGCGAAACAATCGTTGCATACACTTTTGACGCAGGTCCAAATGCTGTGTTATACTACTTAGCTGAAAATGAGTCGAAACTCTTTGCGTTTATCTACAAATTGTTTGGCTCTGTTCCTGGATGGGACAAGAAGTTTACTTCTGAACAGCTTGAGGCCTTCAACCATCAATTTGAATCATCTAACTTCACTACACGCGAATTAGATCTCGAGTTGCAAAAGGGTGTTGCCAGAGTGATTTTAACGCAAGTCGGTTCAGGCCCACAAGAAACAAAGGAATCTTTAATTGACGCAAAGACCGGGCTgccaaaataa
- the ZRG17 gene encoding Zn(2+) transporter ZRG17 (Endoplasmic reticulum zinc transporter~similar to YNR039C) produces the protein METPQMNAIQEEDNLSPEIAFQTPKLNDSDASSFSLSNMNAVGNVDGMPSQNRTLFASPRPSSLFYSAKEGNNSSSSIIYNPSFTFGENASSNNNINEAAFLKGKSNEGRRQSLKYIPAPKLVPPPPRTRSPVRGISPDSGNSKRSSMTLDSPFNFTTSTLQPHQQTPPSSAASRTSFRKGHRYKHSSVSMNFFQEPEVKIPLNIAKSLPIPDLNDLMSNLPWPRAHIQLSIAALQITACLITFQVGHLYSWSNFITLSHFITYDIIGSLVIIFVENLSQFQVWFTGTITFPFGLNRIDVLLSFALAVSLCFVGLDLLFHIIEELIVLFVESGSTLTNNHDHDEINEQIPHSHIANANDSQNENITLWYSILMINLVLSTLSLYKTFYANKYSNLKTKNPIITITYTAYLFIYPLLLDLLSSISDYMATLVISILILWHGLTIARWTSTVLLMGFSTTSLSNSPLFNNNLSTDMTSPTQQVESKSAKGRPSVRPRSMSSLPIATRNTKMGNNGFLNPIASTENPTTIKNVIKDQIERLNEFKSRCILNYDDIVISKVNFTLYVVLIKITMKGGSNDDELMLRLAIDKCIQTSIPTCETTIDIDRI, from the coding sequence ATGGAGACGCCACAAATGAATGCTATACAAGAGGAGGACAATTTGTCTCCGGAAATTGCTTTCCAGACTCCTAAATTGAATGATTCCGATGCCTCGtcgttttctttgtctAATATGAATGCTGTCGGGAATGTGGACGGTATGCCATCGCAAAATAGGACACTGTTTGCATCGCCTAGGCCCAGTTCCCTATTTTATTCTGCTAAGGAAGGTAACAATTCCAGTTCTAGCATCATCTACAATCCTTCGTTCACTTTTGGTGAAAATGCTTCTAGTAACAATAACATCAATGAAGCCGCATTTCTGAAGGGAAAAAGCAATGAAGGTCGAAGGCAATCACTCAAATATATACCGGCACCAAAGTTGGTCCCGCCTCCCCCTAGGACAAGATCACCGGTAAGAGGTATTTCTCCGGATTCTGGCAACAGTAAGAGATCTTCTATGACCTTAGATTCTCCCTTCAATTTTACGACATCTACGCTACAACCGCATCAACAGACACCGCCCTCTTCAGCTGCATCAAGGACCTCATTTCGTAAGGGGCATCGTTACAAGCATTCCTCTGTGtccatgaattttttccaagaGCCTGAGGTGAAAATCCCTTTGAACATCGCTAAATCTCTTCCCATTCCAGATTTAAATGATTTAATGTCAAATCTACCATGGCCAAGGGCTCACATTCAGTTATCTATTGCCGCACTACAAATCACGGCATGTCTGATCACTTTTCAAGTTGGGCACTTGTATTCGTGGAGTAATTTTATTACGCTATCGCATTTTATTACTTACGATATCATCGGGTCGCTAGTAATCATATTTGTAGAAAATCTGTCTCAATTCCAGGTTTGGTTTACAGGCACAATCACATTTCCCTTCGGATTAAATAGGATAGACGTCCTACTAAGCTTTGCCCTTGCCGTTTCATTATGCTTTGTGGGGCTGGACCTTTTATTCCATATAATTGAAGAGCTTATAGTTCTCTTTGTAGAATCAGGCAGCACATTGACAAATAACCATGATCACGATGAAATTAACGAGCAAATTCCTCATTCTCACATTGCTAATGCTAATGATTCACAGAACGAAAATATTACTTTGTGGTATAGCATACTAATGATCAATCTAGTGTTATCGACGTTATCACTTTATAAGACGTTTTATGCTAATAAATACAGTAATTTAAAAACGAAGAATCCGATTATTACCATCACTTATACAGCATACTTATTCATTTATCCCCTATTACTGGACTTGTTATCGAGTATATCCGATTACATGGCTACTCTGGTGATTTCGATTTTGATCCTGTGGCATGGGCTAACTATAGCACGATGGACCTCGACAGTGCTATTAATGGGGTTTTCTACCACCTCTTTATCCAATTCACCATTATTCAATAATAATCTCAGCACTGATATGACCAGCCCTACTCAACAAGTCGAGTCTAAATCTGCCAAAGGAAGGCCGTCTGTACGGCCAAGATCAATGAGCTCGCTACCAATAGCGACGAGAAACACAAAGATGGGGAATAATGGGTTTTTAAATCCTATAGCTTCCACTGAAAATCCAACAACTATTAAAAACGTAATCAAGGACCAAATCGAGAGATTAAATGAGTTTAAATCTAGATGCATTTTAAATTACGATGATATAGTAATAAGCAAAGTAAACTTCACGCTTTATGTGGTACTTATTAAGATAACGATGAAAGGTGGCTCCAACGATGACGAGTTGATGTTAAGGTTAGCCATTGACAAGTGCATTCAAACGAGCATTCCAACGTGTGAAACCACAATAGATATAGACCGAATATAA